In the genome of Vicia villosa cultivar HV-30 ecotype Madison, WI unplaced genomic scaffold, Vvil1.0 ctg.001626F_1_1, whole genome shotgun sequence, one region contains:
- the LOC131636066 gene encoding F-box/FBD/LRR-repeat protein At3g26920-like, with protein sequence MKRERLESKDRLSALPDCILLLILSFLSSERAVQTCILSPRWNHLWKCLPTLRLNSFNFKYFKDFTPLVTLILSLRDNSTALHTLTVYRDGGVQPRLLKRVINYGISHNVQHLDIYVSCNIQHFPRTLFSSHTLTSLKLLHPNFYIIREQFPYSLNLPSLTELHLHAFAFPVGDDGRVEPFSTLHKLNTLIIDDCHLQNLCILSTSLARLTIVTCDNPPDACCEIELSTPNLCIFSFIGSPFHKLYGIKSNLSSIKHIDIDLTLMLNSTKCSLFLLNCLVELVNVKSITVSSPTLQVLSLVDLFKIHLPSLCKMKSLKVKKKQSSFIPDLLVEFLLQNSPSTKVDIID encoded by the exons ATGAAGAGAGAAAGGCTAGAGAGCAAAGACAGATTAAGTGCTTTACCAGATTGCATTCTTCTTCTCATTCTATCCTTTTTATCTTCGGAACGTGCTGTTCAAACTTGCATTTTGTCCCCAAGATGGAACCATCTCTGGAAGTGTCTTCCCACTCTTCGATTAAACTCCTTCAACTTTAAGTATTTCAAGGATTTCACTCCATTAGTAACTCTGATTTTGTCTCTTCGAGATAATTCAACCGCACTACATACTCTCACTGTTTACCGTGATGGTGGAGTCCAGCCTCGCCTACTCAAAAGGGTCATTAATTATGGCATTTCACATAATGTCCAACACTTAGACATCTATGTCTCATGTAACATTCAACATTTTCCTCGGACGTTATTTTCATCTCACACTTTGACATCTCTTAAACTTCTTCACCCTAACTTTTATATTATCAGAGAACAATTTCCTTATTCTTTGAATTTGCCATCATTAACTGAATTGCATCTGCATGCGTTTGCCTTTCCTGTTGGCGATGATGGTCGTGTTGAGCCTTTTTCGACATTACATAAGTTGAATACTTTGATCATTGATGATTGTCACCTACAAAACCTTTGCATATTGAGTACCTCACTTGCCCGTTTAACTATAGTCACCTGTGATAATCCTCCCGATGCTTGTTGTGAAATTGAGTTATCTACTCCAAatctttgtattttttcttttattggtTCTCCTTTTCACAAACTCTATGGGATCAAAAGCAATTTGTCTTCTATTAAACACATAGACATTGATCTAACCTTGATGTTAAACTCTACAAAATGTTCGTTATTTCTACTCAACTGTCTGGTTGAGCTTGTTAATGTTAAGTCAATAACAGTTTCTTCACCAACTCTTCAA GTTCTTTCTTTAGTTGACTTATTCAAGATTCATCTGCCTTCCTTGTGTAAGATGAAGTCGCTTAAAGTGAAAAAGAAACAATCTTCATTCATACCTGATTTACTAGTGGAATTTTTGCTCCAAAATTCTCCTTCAACAAAGGTTGACATCATAGATTGA
- the LOC131636075 gene encoding F-box/FBD/LRR-repeat protein At3g26920-like: MKRERLESKDRLSALPDCILLLILSFLSSERAVQTCILSPRWNHLWKCLPTLRLNSFNFKYFKDFTPLVTLILSLRDNSTALHTLTVYRDGGVQPRLLKRVINYGISHNVQHLDIYVSCNIQHFPRTLFSSHTLTSLKLLHPNFYIIREQFPYSLNLPSLTELHLHAFAFPVGDDGHVEPFSTLHKLNTLIIDDCHLQNLCILSTSLARLTIVTRDNPPDACCEIELSTPNLCIFSFIGSPFHKLYGIKSNLSSIKHIDIDLSLMLNSTKCSLFLLNCLVELVNVKSITVSSPTLQVLYGIFDLFKIHLPSLCKMKSLKVKKKQSSFIPDLLVEFLLQNSPSTKVDIID, translated from the exons ATGAAGAGAGAAAGGCTAGAGAGCAAAGACAGATTAAGTGCTTTACCAGATTGCATTCTTCTTCTCATTCTATCTTTTTTATCTTCGGAACGTGCTGTTCAAACTTGCATTTTGTCCCCAAGATGGAACCATCTCTGGAAGTGTCTTCCCACTCTTCGATTAAACTCCTTCAACTTTAAGTATTTCAAGGATTTCACTCCATTAGTAACTCTGATTTTGTCTCTTCGAGATAATTCAACCGCACTACATACTCTCACTGTTTACCGTGATGGTGGAGTCCAGCCTCGCCTACTCAAAAGGGTCATTAATTATGGCATTTCACATAATGTCCAACACTTAGACATCTATGTCTCATGTAACATTCAACATTTTCCTCGGACGTTATTTTCATCTCACACTTTGACATCTCTTAAACTTCTTCACCCTAACTTTTATATTATCAGAGAACAATTTCCTTATTCTCTGAATTTGCCATCATTAACTGAATTGCATCTGCATGCGTTTGCCTTTCCTGTTGGCGATGATGGTCATGTTGAGCCTTTTTCGACATTACATAAGTTGAATACTTTGATCATTGATGATTGTCACCTACAAAACCTTTGCATATTGAGTACCTCACTTGCCCGTTTAACTATAGTCACCCGTGATAATCCTCCCGATGCTTGTTGTGAAATTGAGTTATCTACTCCAAatctttgtattttttcttttattggtTCTCCTTTTCACAAACTCTATGGGATCAAAAGCAATTTGTCTTCTATTAAACACATAGACATTGATCTAAGCTTGATGTTAAACTCTACAAAATGTTCGTTATTTCTACTCAACTGTCTGGTTGAGCTTGTTAATGTTAAGTCAATAACAGTTTCTTCACCAACTCTTCAAGTACTTTATGGCATAT TTGACTTATTCAAGATTCATCTGCCTTCCTTGTGTAAGATGAAGTCGCTTAAAGTGAAAAAGAAACAATCTTCATTCATACCTGATTTACTAGTGGAATTTTTGCTCCAAAATTCTCCTTCAACAAAGGTTGACATCATAGATTGA